A single window of Anaerocolumna chitinilytica DNA harbors:
- a CDS encoding rhomboid family intramembrane serine protease, giving the protein MTINDIKDFLLIRNFKPIELNTERLTLYFQDREEGYYALLILDCPRGDEFTSLQYKNIKRQIYEKLTANSGKRVFLHAIILSENITGASMISEREAESWIIETSRSRLILYENQRYDFAGIRKELEDSLLKDYIPEEEAGTPMYYDQEPKGKNAVSRYFSLVNTGIVLLNILVFIVVNNLVSVSTENYLISKGALSWRDILDKGEYYRLITYMFLHSGPSHIINNMIVLLFIGDNLERAMGKWKYLLTYLASGLIAGVVSAAFNFFNYNDIISIGASGAIFGVVGAMAYIVIVNRGRLENLSTRQLVWFVVFSLYGGLTSTGVDNAAHIGGLIGGFILAAMLYRKTNRGYKKGWEE; this is encoded by the coding sequence ATGACAATAAATGATATCAAAGATTTTCTTTTGATAAGAAACTTTAAACCCATTGAATTAAATACAGAAAGGCTTACCCTCTACTTTCAGGATAGAGAGGAAGGGTATTATGCGCTTCTGATTTTGGATTGTCCAAGGGGAGATGAATTTACCAGTCTTCAATACAAAAATATCAAGAGGCAGATTTATGAGAAGCTGACAGCAAATTCAGGAAAGAGGGTGTTTCTGCACGCTATCATATTATCTGAGAATATCACCGGAGCTTCGATGATTTCAGAAAGGGAAGCTGAATCCTGGATAATCGAGACGAGCAGATCAAGACTGATATTATATGAGAACCAGCGCTATGACTTTGCCGGAATACGAAAGGAGCTGGAGGATTCTCTGTTAAAAGATTATATTCCGGAAGAAGAGGCTGGTACACCCATGTACTATGACCAGGAACCCAAGGGGAAAAATGCTGTTTCCAGATACTTTTCACTTGTGAACACCGGAATAGTGCTTCTTAATATTCTGGTTTTTATTGTTGTCAACAATTTAGTATCTGTAAGCACAGAGAACTATCTGATCAGCAAAGGAGCTCTTTCCTGGCGGGATATATTGGATAAAGGAGAGTATTACCGGCTGATTACCTATATGTTTTTGCATTCCGGGCCATCTCATATAATTAATAATATGATAGTGCTGTTATTTATCGGTGATAATCTGGAAAGAGCCATGGGAAAGTGGAAATATCTTCTTACTTATCTTGCATCAGGATTGATAGCCGGAGTAGTATCAGCAGCATTTAATTTTTTTAATTACAATGATATTATATCCATTGGCGCTTCCGGTGCTATCTTTGGTGTAGTTGGAGCCATGGCTTATATTGTTATTGTAAATAGAGGCAGGCTTGAGAACCTTAGCACCAGACAGCTGGTGTGGTTTGTAGTATTCAGCCTTTACGGAGGTCTGACAAGTACAGGAGTTGATAATGCAGCTCATATCGGTGGTCTTATAGGGGGATTCATACTTGCAGCAATGCTATATAGAAAGACAAACCGAGGATATAAAAAAGGGTGGGAAGAGTGA
- a CDS encoding SCP2 sterol-binding domain-containing protein: MNINIYYGGRGLIEDSTIYVIHKLTEVLEELRVNVTRYNLYEEKNGIAMLPKTLKEADGVILAVNVEWLGIGGFMQQFLDSCWLYADKEQLEKLYMLPVVIATAGGEREAEGYLVRAWEVLGGVALDGIRAYVEDHIEFETNKTYSLMIEKYAEQLYKAVNQKTKMLPGSNFHMNRQLLKGSFNNLTPQENEQLSVYVSDDTYVKKQKEDIEELAQIFKGMLSNKEEDNEDILPKLVEHYHSIKDTDAVYEIAFTDSDKILTTEMKNGKLNCFYGKGTNNVDVEVKLPSAVMKKVIAGNTTMQMAFMSGELTAKGNFSLLRIFDQAFPFK; encoded by the coding sequence ATGAATATAAATATTTATTATGGCGGAAGAGGACTTATTGAGGATTCTACCATCTATGTAATTCACAAATTAACGGAAGTATTGGAAGAACTCAGAGTCAATGTTACCAGATATAATCTTTATGAAGAAAAGAATGGGATTGCTATGCTTCCAAAGACCTTAAAGGAGGCGGACGGAGTTATTCTGGCCGTGAATGTGGAATGGCTTGGAATCGGTGGTTTTATGCAGCAGTTTTTGGATTCCTGCTGGCTCTATGCAGACAAAGAGCAGCTTGAAAAGCTCTATATGCTCCCGGTGGTTATTGCTACAGCAGGAGGAGAAAGGGAAGCGGAAGGTTATCTTGTACGAGCCTGGGAGGTGTTAGGAGGTGTTGCGCTGGATGGCATTCGGGCCTATGTGGAGGACCATATAGAATTCGAAACGAATAAGACCTATAGTCTTATGATAGAAAAATATGCGGAACAGCTTTATAAGGCAGTGAATCAGAAGACAAAAATGCTCCCGGGAAGCAATTTTCACATGAACAGACAGTTATTAAAGGGCAGCTTTAATAACCTGACTCCCCAGGAAAATGAACAGCTTTCTGTATATGTATCCGATGATACCTATGTAAAGAAGCAAAAAGAAGACATAGAAGAACTGGCGCAGATATTTAAAGGAATGTTAAGCAACAAAGAGGAGGATAATGAAGATATTCTTCCGAAGCTGGTGGAGCATTACCACAGTATAAAAGACACAGATGCAGTTTATGAAATTGCATTTACGGATTCTGATAAGATACTAACTACAGAAATGAAGAATGGAAAATTAAATTGTTTTTATGGTAAAGGTACCAATAATGTGGATGTAGAGGTCAAGCTGCCTTCTGCGGTTATGAAGAAAGTAATTGCAGGGAATACTACAATGCAGATGGCCTTTATGTCAGGAGAACTTACTGCAAAAGGAAACTTCAGTCTGCTGCGGATTTTCGATCAGGCATTCCCTTTTAAATAA
- a CDS encoding sensor histidine kinase: MLFSNEEQHKLQDLMSSNDDFAYFMTKSLDGCKSISSQICHELRNPLTLIKSTSQLIETNSPEVKNIKYWEQLKDDIHELELLLEDFSTYNHSNNVNRQDQNILLLLNSILASFQAAATEKGVEMSLSTDNEESTSYTLYSFDRIKMKQVITNILKNALEATEKGDYIHITCKAEDPSNLLITISNNGAPIPEDILPTIFTPFVTYKSNGTGLGLAISSNIISAHGGNLTVKSYKEETSFQISLPL, encoded by the coding sequence ATGTTATTTTCCAACGAAGAGCAACATAAATTACAGGATTTAATGAGTTCCAATGATGATTTTGCTTACTTTATGACCAAAAGCCTTGATGGGTGTAAAAGCATCTCCTCTCAGATATGTCATGAACTGCGAAACCCTCTAACCCTGATAAAAAGCACTTCCCAGCTAATTGAAACAAACAGCCCGGAAGTAAAAAATATCAAATACTGGGAGCAGTTGAAAGATGATATACATGAATTAGAGCTTTTATTGGAGGATTTTAGTACATACAATCACAGCAATAACGTGAATCGGCAAGATCAAAATATCCTTCTGCTATTAAATTCTATATTGGCTAGTTTTCAAGCTGCAGCTACCGAGAAAGGTGTTGAAATGTCTCTATCCACAGACAACGAAGAATCTACTTCCTACACTTTATACTCCTTTGACCGCATTAAGATGAAACAGGTAATTACCAATATTCTCAAAAACGCCCTGGAAGCTACTGAAAAAGGTGATTACATCCACATCACCTGTAAGGCAGAAGACCCATCCAATCTTCTGATTACCATAAGCAATAACGGAGCACCCATTCCGGAGGATATCCTCCCCACTATCTTTACCCCTTTTGTAACATACAAGTCAAACGGTACAGGGTTAGGCCTGGCGATATCATCCAATATAATCAGCGCCCACGGCGGCAACCTAACCGTTAAATCCTACAAGGAAGAAACATCCTTCCAAATAAGTCTTCCCTTGTAA
- a CDS encoding HIT family protein: protein MNNCVFCSIIGHEIPSATIYEDEKVVAILDIAPSAKGHTVLIPKNHSQNIFELPEEEAAHIFVVAKKLAGIIKEELKCDGINILQNNGTAAGQTVFHFHVHIIPRYDNDEVKLTWVPGEYKEGEMIKLAEKLTEKVKEIIN from the coding sequence ATTAATAATTGTGTATTTTGTAGTATTATTGGGCACGAAATTCCTTCAGCCACAATATATGAGGATGAAAAGGTAGTTGCTATACTGGATATTGCCCCCTCTGCAAAAGGACATACGGTGTTGATTCCTAAAAATCACAGTCAAAATATCTTTGAATTACCGGAGGAAGAAGCAGCGCATATTTTTGTAGTAGCAAAAAAACTTGCCGGAATTATAAAAGAGGAGCTTAAATGTGATGGCATTAATATTCTCCAGAATAACGGCACCGCTGCGGGACAGACTGTATTTCATTTCCATGTTCATATTATTCCAAGATATGATAACGATGAAGTAAAGTTAACCTGGGTTCCGGGAGAGTATAAAGAAGGCGAAATGATTAAATTGGCAGAGAAACTCACGGAGAAGGTAAAAGAAATAATAAATTAG
- a CDS encoding undecaprenyldiphospho-muramoylpentapeptide beta-N-acetylglucosaminyltransferase: MKRIVLTGGGTAGHVTPNIALMPALKEAGYDIHYIGSHQGIERSLIEELKIPYYGISSGKLRRYFDPKNFSDPFKVLKGYFEASKLIKQLKPDVVFSKGGFVSVPVVFAAKNRKIPVIIHESDITPGLANKLSISSASKVCANFPETVKYLPEGKAVLTGTPIRQELFAGNKLLGLDFCGFTSDKPVLLVVGGSTGSAAVNEAIRHALPELLKKYQIVHLCGKDKTDVSLNGTKGYVQYEYIKKELSDLLAAADVVVSRAGANAICELLALRKPNLLIPLSAASSRGDQILNANSFKKQGFSYVIKEEELTTETLLQGVEEVYANRNEYIKAMGQSKLNDSIDTILKLIKEMTK; encoded by the coding sequence ATGAAGCGCATTGTCTTAACCGGAGGCGGTACGGCAGGGCATGTTACACCTAATATCGCTCTTATGCCGGCACTAAAAGAGGCAGGATATGACATACATTATATCGGTTCCCATCAGGGGATTGAACGCTCTCTCATCGAAGAACTTAAGATTCCCTATTATGGAATTTCTTCCGGAAAACTCAGGCGCTATTTTGATCCCAAGAATTTCAGCGACCCCTTTAAGGTTTTAAAAGGCTATTTTGAAGCTTCCAAGTTAATAAAGCAGTTAAAGCCCGATGTGGTATTTTCAAAGGGCGGCTTTGTTTCTGTTCCCGTTGTTTTTGCAGCCAAGAACAGGAAGATTCCGGTTATTATCCATGAATCTGATATTACTCCCGGTTTAGCCAATAAGCTTAGTATTTCTTCTGCCAGCAAAGTCTGCGCCAACTTCCCTGAGACGGTTAAATACCTTCCCGAAGGTAAAGCAGTTCTTACGGGAACCCCAATACGTCAGGAGCTTTTTGCCGGAAATAAGCTCTTGGGACTTGATTTCTGCGGTTTTACAAGTGATAAACCGGTCCTTTTGGTAGTTGGAGGCAGTACCGGGTCTGCTGCGGTGAATGAAGCGATTCGCCATGCCTTGCCGGAATTACTAAAGAAATATCAAATCGTTCACCTGTGCGGCAAAGACAAGACAGATGTAAGTTTAAACGGAACAAAGGGTTATGTTCAATATGAATATATCAAAAAAGAACTAAGTGATTTACTGGCGGCTGCCGATGTCGTTGTTTCGAGAGCCGGAGCTAACGCTATCTGTGAACTCCTAGCTCTTAGAAAGCCCAACCTTTTAATTCCTCTCTCCGCTGCATCCAGCAGAGGGGACCAGATTCTAAACGCCAATTCCTTTAAAAAACAGGGCTTTAGCTATGTTATTAAGGAAGAAGAACTGACAACCGAAACCTTGTTACAGGGTGTTGAGGAAGTGTATGCTAATAGAAATGAATATATTAAAGCGATGGGACAGAGCAAGCTTAATGATTCTATTGACACTATCCTAAAACTTATTAAAGAAATGACAAAATAA
- a CDS encoding TIGR03905 family TSCPD domain-containing protein, with protein sequence MIYKTSGVCCSNIDFEIEDGIVKQVIFNGGCAGNASGISKLVAGMKVEDVIEKLEGTKCGRKATSCPDQLSKALKEWRK encoded by the coding sequence ATGATATATAAAACCAGCGGCGTATGCTGCAGCAATATAGATTTCGAAATTGAGGACGGTATCGTTAAACAGGTAATCTTTAACGGAGGCTGTGCTGGAAATGCTTCTGGAATATCAAAACTGGTTGCAGGTATGAAAGTAGAAGATGTAATCGAAAAGCTTGAGGGAACAAAATGCGGACGTAAGGCAACTTCATGTCCGGACCAGTTGTCAAAAGCTTTAAAAGAATGGAGGAAATAA
- a CDS encoding 5'-methylthioadenosine/adenosylhomocysteine nucleosidase: MIKTGIIGAMEEEVNQLKAVMEAVNSKVKAGMEFLEGTLEGRPCVVVRSGIGKVNAAVCTQILIDDYQVDLVINTGVAGSLEAEINIGDMVISKDALQHDVDATGFGYEHGVIPRMETSVFKTEERLTALAVRVCEEVNPDIRVFSGRIVSGDQFISGREKKEWLTEKFHGLCTEMEGGAIAQAAHLNNTPFLIIRAISDKADDSAHMDYGAFEAKAIEHTVKLVRALIQVL, translated from the coding sequence ATGATTAAGACAGGTATAATCGGAGCAATGGAAGAGGAAGTAAACCAGTTAAAGGCAGTCATGGAGGCGGTAAACAGTAAGGTAAAAGCTGGCATGGAGTTTTTGGAGGGAACGCTGGAGGGGAGGCCCTGTGTGGTGGTTCGTTCCGGTATCGGGAAGGTGAATGCAGCTGTCTGCACGCAGATTCTAATTGATGATTATCAGGTGGATTTAGTTATTAATACAGGTGTGGCAGGTTCCTTAGAGGCTGAAATTAATATCGGAGATATGGTTATTTCAAAGGATGCGCTGCAGCATGATGTGGATGCTACCGGCTTTGGATATGAGCATGGAGTGATTCCCAGAATGGAGACTTCCGTATTTAAGACAGAGGAAAGACTCACAGCCCTGGCTGTGCGAGTATGTGAAGAGGTAAATCCGGATATCAGGGTTTTCTCTGGAAGAATTGTAAGCGGAGATCAGTTTATCAGCGGAAGGGAGAAGAAGGAGTGGCTTACAGAGAAGTTTCATGGGCTCTGTACGGAGATGGAGGGCGGTGCTATTGCTCAGGCAGCACATCTGAATAACACACCTTTTTTGATTATACGTGCAATATCCGATAAAGCAGATGACAGTGCTCATATGGATTATGGGGCTTTTGAAGCAAAAGCCATTGAACATACCGTAAAGCTGGTAAGAGCACTTATACAGGTTCTGTAG
- a CDS encoding glucose-6-phosphate isomerase: MSVKVTFDYSAAKSFIADAEIEMIEKAAEGAKETLLSKTGAGNDFLGWIDLPVNYDKEEFARIKESAKKIQNDSEVLLVIGIGGSYLGARAAIEFLRHGFYNSVSKEIRKTPEIYYVGNNISSTYISQLAEVIGDRDFSINIISKSGTTTEPAIAFRVFKKLLIEKYGKEEAAKRIYATTDKARGALKNLATEEGYESFVVPDDIGGRFSVLTAVGLLPIAVSGADITKLMEGAATMRDKCLNQPFSSNDSMLYAAIRHILLRKGKSIEILANYEPSLHYVSEWWKQLFGESEGKDKKGIFPAAVDLTTDLHSMGQFIQDGQRTMFETVINLEKSTRDIFIEEEAVDLDGLNYLAGKSVDFINKSAMKGTLLAHTDGDVPNLIVNLPEQNEVSLGELFYFFEFACGISGYLLGVNPFDQPGVESYKKNMFALLGKPGFEKQREELLKRL; this comes from the coding sequence ATGAGCGTAAAAGTAACATTTGACTATTCAGCAGCAAAAAGCTTTATAGCTGATGCGGAAATAGAAATGATTGAAAAGGCAGCAGAAGGCGCGAAAGAGACCTTATTAAGTAAGACCGGTGCCGGCAATGATTTCTTGGGTTGGATTGACCTTCCTGTTAACTATGACAAAGAAGAGTTTGCAAGAATCAAAGAATCAGCCAAGAAGATTCAAAATGATTCCGAAGTGCTTCTGGTAATCGGTATCGGCGGTTCTTATCTTGGAGCCCGCGCAGCCATTGAGTTCTTAAGACATGGATTCTATAACTCTGTATCCAAAGAGATAAGAAAGACTCCGGAGATTTATTATGTAGGAAATAATATTAGCAGCACCTATATCAGTCAGTTGGCAGAAGTAATCGGTGACAGGGATTTTTCCATTAACATCATCAGTAAGTCCGGAACGACTACAGAACCTGCAATTGCATTCCGTGTCTTTAAAAAGCTTCTTATTGAGAAGTATGGAAAAGAAGAAGCGGCGAAACGTATTTATGCCACTACAGATAAAGCAAGAGGTGCACTAAAGAACCTTGCAACCGAAGAAGGCTACGAAAGCTTTGTAGTTCCTGATGATATCGGCGGACGTTTCTCAGTATTAACAGCAGTTGGTCTTTTACCTATTGCCGTAAGTGGTGCTGATATAACAAAACTTATGGAAGGTGCTGCAACAATGAGAGATAAATGTCTGAATCAGCCATTCTCCTCTAATGATTCCATGTTGTATGCAGCAATCCGTCACATCCTTCTTAGAAAAGGCAAGAGCATTGAAATTCTTGCTAACTATGAGCCTTCACTTCACTATGTATCCGAGTGGTGGAAACAGTTATTCGGAGAAAGCGAAGGAAAGGATAAGAAAGGTATTTTCCCGGCAGCGGTAGATTTAACCACAGATCTTCACTCCATGGGTCAGTTCATCCAGGATGGCCAGAGAACGATGTTTGAAACAGTTATTAATCTTGAGAAATCCACCCGTGATATTTTTATTGAGGAAGAAGCAGTAGACCTGGACGGACTTAATTATCTGGCAGGAAAGAGCGTTGACTTCATCAATAAGAGTGCTATGAAGGGTACTCTTTTAGCTCATACAGACGGAGATGTTCCTAATCTGATTGTAAATCTTCCGGAGCAGAATGAAGTATCTTTAGGCGAATTATTTTATTTCTTTGAATTTGCCTGCGGAATCAGTGGTTATCTTTTAGGAGTAAATCCTTTTGATCAACCGGGTGTTGAGAGCTACAAGAAGAATATGTTTGCACTTCTTGGAAAACCTGGATTTGAAAAACAGAGAGAAGAGCTTTTAAAGAGACTGTAA
- a CDS encoding M15 family metallopeptidase, whose protein sequence is MLPDLAQFVSRSLKRLKLPVSFLLLTAVITAAIAAYPAISIDSAVMLNRSSLDSLPAGSVINTSEVKGGTNSCFYAQKINTSLKKRILGISFQEDGKTALSDLRYLRVLYYGFDEKSHIGELIVNKKIADDFLSIFKELYKVEYPIEKMVLVDEYDADDKASMEDNNTSAFNYRTVAGSTNLSKHAMGLAIDINPLYNPCVEKINGKTVVSPAGGEEYADRSLQNSYYIKKGDICYEAFIKRGFLWGGSWSSLKDYQHFQKIIK, encoded by the coding sequence ATGCTTCCAGACCTAGCGCAATTCGTCAGCCGGTCTTTAAAAAGACTTAAGCTTCCTGTAAGCTTTCTGCTCCTAACCGCAGTAATTACGGCTGCTATTGCTGCATATCCTGCTATATCCATTGACTCCGCAGTCATGCTTAACAGAAGTTCTCTGGATTCACTTCCTGCCGGTTCTGTTATAAATACGAGCGAGGTCAAGGGCGGTACAAATTCTTGCTTTTATGCTCAAAAGATTAATACCTCCCTGAAGAAAAGAATCCTTGGCATCTCCTTTCAGGAGGATGGTAAAACAGCACTTTCAGACCTTCGTTACCTCAGAGTCTTATATTATGGTTTCGATGAGAAGTCTCATATTGGAGAGCTGATTGTAAATAAAAAAATTGCGGATGATTTTCTTTCTATCTTTAAAGAACTTTATAAAGTAGAATACCCTATAGAAAAGATGGTGCTGGTAGATGAATACGATGCCGATGACAAAGCCTCTATGGAAGATAATAATACCTCTGCATTTAATTACCGCACCGTTGCCGGTTCAACCAATCTTTCCAAGCATGCAATGGGACTTGCGATTGACATTAACCCACTCTATAATCCCTGTGTGGAAAAGATAAATGGAAAAACCGTAGTGTCTCCGGCAGGCGGAGAAGAATACGCTGACAGAAGTCTTCAGAATTCCTATTATATCAAAAAGGGCGATATCTGCTATGAAGCTTTTATCAAAAGAGGCTTCCTCTGGGGAGGTTCCTGGTCTTCTTTAAAGGACTATCAGCATTTTCAAAAAATAATAAAATAA
- a CDS encoding transcription repressor NadR translates to MEGQDRRRELTKILEEAKDAVSGTELSKRLGVSRQVIVQDIALLRAVNKNIISTTKGYLIYKQEKQKVNRCFATRHTTDEIEDELNTIVDNGGKILDVIVMHDLYGEISVDLIIKNRKEVADFMAKVRSKRTVPLKDLTGGTHLHTVEADSEEILDQIEQALKDKNYLVSSTSFGKE, encoded by the coding sequence ATGGAGGGACAGGATAGAAGAAGGGAACTGACGAAGATACTTGAAGAAGCAAAGGATGCAGTCTCCGGTACGGAATTGTCGAAACGGCTGGGTGTCAGCCGCCAGGTAATTGTACAGGATATAGCACTTTTAAGGGCAGTTAACAAGAATATCATTTCAACAACGAAAGGATACCTCATCTATAAACAGGAAAAGCAGAAGGTAAACCGATGTTTTGCCACCAGGCATACCACGGATGAAATTGAAGATGAGCTTAACACGATTGTAGATAACGGTGGAAAAATATTAGATGTTATTGTAATGCATGATCTCTACGGCGAAATATCAGTGGATCTGATTATCAAGAACAGAAAAGAGGTTGCGGACTTTATGGCTAAAGTAAGGTCAAAAAGAACCGTACCTTTAAAGGATTTGACGGGCGGAACTCATTTACATACGGTGGAAGCGGATTCAGAAGAGATACTGGATCAGATTGAGCAGGCATTAAAAGATAAGAACTACC